TTTCGTAGAGCCTGAGACAGATAGCGATAACCATGGCCGTTATCCCGAGACCGATCACTATCGAGGTCACAATAAGCGCCTGCGGAATCGGGTCGACGAAATTCGCCGACTCGACTGCGGCATAACGGGCGTCCGAAACGATCGGCGCCGTTCCGCCTGTCCTGTACCCTATGAGGATAAGGAGCAGGTTCGTGGCATACTCGATGATGAGGAGGCCGATGACTATCTTCACGAGATTCTTTTTCGCGATAATCCCGTAAATACCGAGTAACAGCAGTATCGTGCATAATATGTACGGAACCATGGCTGCTCCTTCTACCGTTTATGTTCCAGACGGAACATAACAAGGGCTATAAAAACCGCGACGAGACATGCCGAAACCTTTATCCCGATCGCAATATTGCTCCACATCACGGTACCCCCGGAAATAAGCCTGAGCGGGGTGCCTCTCATAATGAAATTCGTGAAGAAAAATCCCCCGGAAAACCCGATGAGCGCGATTGAGAGAAAT
This genomic window from bacterium contains:
- a CDS encoding sodium:proton antiporter — its product is MVPYILCTILLLLGIYGIIAKKNLVKIVIGLLIIEYATNLLLILIGYRTGGTAPIVSDARYAAVESANFVDPIPQALIVTSIVIGLGITAMVIAICLRLYEKYGTFDILQIRRLKG